The following are encoded in a window of Cydia amplana chromosome 20, ilCydAmpl1.1, whole genome shotgun sequence genomic DNA:
- the LOC134657720 gene encoding uncharacterized protein LOC134657720: protein MKFIYKHTSSLLYIFILIIIILQLTKAERRVLDGRELTRNRNYVVYFIKANDSIQYDAWLCGGAIVSRWYILTSAACVEDVKYMYAIAGYLKYVNYDLLNEDRCTDYTKRKIVFKCLPVDYQFDYPRVERWANIDLALVKVEKPYNFNDRSYLDHCSYIPNKIDINYDIKLQEPGTDAIVFGWGHLQKWREVRLFNNFPCSGCGFVNDTLDYNQDSLLYGPVKLASKEDCMDAFDSETFRSIIEKYMICSLDAGKLDDAGDIIGDSAEDKTFVRDCGPGALRVGGKNDHGGPIITWRGPKEVLIGIASVFKVDDRTQDCVPPFLYTSTHCNGEFIHCLMNTAENGNMGEEDTRRCDALAKQRGFNIIRRTISWIGHPDGPAYNEIDTHNERDKTTNSNVKK from the exons ATGAAGTTTATATATAAACACACGTccagtttgctttacattttcatattgataataattattttacaat TAACCAAAGCAGAACGTAGGGTGCTAGATGGGAGGGAGCTCACGAGGAACAGGAATTATGTG GTTTACTTCATAAAAGCAAACGACTCCATACAATACGACGCCTGGCTCTGCGGCGGCGCCATAGTCAGCCGCTGGTACATCCTGACCTCAGCCGCCTGTGTAGAGGACGTTAAATACATGTACGCCATCGCGGGCTACTTGAAATATGTGAATTACGACCTGCTCAACGAAGACCGGTGCACTGATTATACTAAGAGGAAGATCGTATTCAAGTGCTTACCTGTGG ATTACCAATTTGACTATCCACGGGTTGAACGATGGGCGAATATCGACCTCGCGCTAGTAAAAGTGGAAAAACCTTACAACTTCAATGACAGATCATACTTAGATCATTGCTCGTACATTCCCAACAAGATTGATATCAACTATGATATAAAGTTGCAAGAACCCGGCACTGATGCTATTGTGTTTGGGTGGGGACATTTACAGAAATGGAGAGAGGTGagattatttaataattttccctGTTCTGGATGTGGCTTT GTGAATGACACATTGGATTACAACCAGGACTCTCTGCTCTACGGTCCAGTCAAACTCGCCTCCAAAGAAGATTGCATGGACGCATTCGACAGCGAGACATTTAGGAGTATAATAGAGAAGTACATGATCTGTAGCCTGGATGCTGGTAAACTGGATGACGCTGGGGATATTATTGGGGATTCCGCAGAAGATAAAACTTTTGTAAGAGATTGCGGGCCGGGAGCCTTGAGGGTAGGAGGCAAG AACGATCACGGAGGTCCAATAATCACTTGGAGGGGTCCAAAAGAAGTTCTTATAGGCATTGCATCCGTATTCAAAGTCGACGACCGCACGCAGGACTGCGTACCTCCATTCCTGTACACTAGCACGCATTGCAATGGAGAATTCATCCACTGCCTCAT GAACACGGCTGAGAATGGAAACATGGGCGAAGAAGATACGCGCAGATGTGACGCACTGGCAAAACAGCGTGGTTTCAACATCATTAGACGGACCATTTCATGGATCGGACATCCGGATGG ACCAGCCTACAATGAAATCGACACTCACAATGAGAGAGATAAAACAACGAATtcgaatgtaaaaaaataa